The following proteins are encoded in a genomic region of Necator americanus strain Aroian chromosome II, whole genome shotgun sequence:
- a CDS encoding hypothetical protein (NECATOR_CHRII.G8530.T1) encodes MGMVQKQGNWAAYEIKRRDVEHRSEGKRRKWFLHQIMSGDEKWIHTRQPEAKNGSTPTSRCQPSHASTLTVKPNIYGKKLMLWI; translated from the coding sequence ATGGGTATGGtgcaaaaacaaggaaactgGGCTGCGTATGAAATCAAGCGAAGAGACGTCGAACACCGCTCCGAAGGCAAGAGGCGGAAGTGGTTTTTGCATCAAATCATGAGCGGTGACGAAAAATGGATCCACACCCGACAACCCGAAGCAAAAAATGGATCCACACCAACTTCGCGATGTCAGCCCAGCCATGCATCAACTTTAACGGTCAAACCGAATATTTATGGCAAGAAGCTAATGCTGTGGATCTAG